A region of Acidobacteriota bacterium DNA encodes the following proteins:
- a CDS encoding FG-GAP-like repeat-containing protein: MHPRTVALVLLLPLAASVSAQAPPGGLTRLLESQLAGFPARTGLYVKHLGTGEEAAVRGDESFSSASVIKLAIMVRAFQLADEKSLDLNERVTIRRADLRDGSGVLQYHDLGLTPTYRDLITEMIITSDNTATDLMVRRIGGVEALNRWLVASGFTHTQMVGRGHEYRKKLLMLINPEFANLTPEETTGLQYALQDSALFGLYTDLFTGNRAKWVEMVRDPANRRTLAQQRSRLTVQDRAYWLGDMTPRETGRLLEAIERGTLTSKASAAEMKTILGRQLAGSRRIPHFLNVPVAHKTGDSGVIANDVALVSARSGTVIISFFVNGVTGSYGEAEDRMGHAAREIVKYFDGAAPPRPAALPHYERMVLLESTAETSANVSIGDVNGDGNPDLVLAKGRHWPLVDRVLLGDGRGGFPAAHDLGTASDRSYSGHLVDLDGDGDLDVAISNDRDPKLVYLNDGTGHFRLASHFGQPDWPTRNATVVDLNGDRLPDIVVANRTGDRPGASYICFNKGRGQFDGACEKFATESATTITAADVTGDGLVDLVVPHRDGGQSHVYVNGGTGTFAGAARVPFGPANASIRMSAAADLNGDGRQDLVTIDEKTGVAVYFGEAGSRLSAPVPIGLGDKSPYALALGDLDGDGKTDIVVGYIQARPAVFFNDGSGRQFTAVPFGDDQGTAYGLAIGDVDKDGRLDIAVARSEAPNVLYFGGVAGQQPRGPAPARRVIQPAGYKPTPSPLVPAILVGDTLYLSGSTGGDPVSGQLVPGGLEPELKQIMTNVQTVLAAADMSLDDVVAVTTYLADMSDFARYNELYKSYFPNGAYPTRSTVAVSALARGARLEITMTAVRSK, from the coding sequence ATGCATCCACGAACCGTTGCCCTCGTCCTGCTTTTGCCGTTGGCCGCCTCCGTGTCCGCGCAGGCGCCCCCCGGTGGCCTCACGCGGCTGCTCGAATCGCAACTGGCGGGCTTTCCGGCCCGCACCGGGCTTTACGTCAAGCACCTGGGTACCGGCGAGGAAGCCGCCGTGCGCGGCGACGAATCGTTCAGCAGCGCCAGCGTCATCAAGCTTGCGATCATGGTCCGCGCCTTCCAGTTGGCCGACGAGAAGTCGCTCGACCTGAACGAGCGCGTGACCATTCGCCGCGCCGACCTGCGCGACGGCAGCGGCGTGCTGCAGTATCACGACCTCGGACTGACGCCGACCTACCGCGACCTGATCACCGAGATGATCATCACCAGCGACAACACCGCCACCGACCTGATGGTCCGCAGAATTGGCGGCGTCGAGGCGTTGAACAGGTGGCTCGTGGCATCCGGCTTCACGCACACGCAGATGGTGGGCCGCGGCCACGAGTACCGCAAGAAGCTGCTGATGCTCATCAACCCCGAGTTCGCGAACCTGACGCCCGAAGAGACCACGGGGCTGCAGTATGCGTTGCAGGACAGCGCGCTGTTTGGCCTCTACACAGACCTCTTCACGGGCAACCGGGCGAAGTGGGTCGAGATGGTCCGCGACCCCGCGAACCGCCGCACCTTGGCTCAGCAGCGAAGCCGTCTCACCGTGCAGGATCGCGCTTACTGGCTGGGCGACATGACGCCGCGTGAAACCGGCCGACTGCTCGAGGCGATCGAGCGCGGCACGCTCACGTCGAAGGCCAGTGCCGCCGAGATGAAGACGATCCTGGGCCGCCAGCTGGCCGGCAGCCGTCGGATTCCACACTTCCTCAACGTGCCGGTGGCCCACAAGACCGGCGACAGCGGCGTGATCGCCAACGACGTGGCGCTGGTGTCGGCGCGCTCCGGCACGGTGATCATCTCGTTCTTCGTGAACGGCGTGACCGGGTCGTACGGCGAGGCGGAGGATCGCATGGGCCATGCGGCTCGCGAGATCGTCAAGTACTTCGACGGCGCGGCGCCGCCACGGCCGGCCGCGCTGCCGCACTACGAGCGGATGGTGCTGCTCGAGTCAACCGCCGAGACCTCGGCCAACGTCAGCATCGGCGACGTCAACGGCGACGGCAACCCCGACCTCGTGCTCGCCAAGGGCCGCCACTGGCCGCTGGTCGACCGCGTGCTGCTCGGCGATGGCCGCGGCGGGTTTCCGGCGGCCCACGATCTCGGCACCGCCTCCGACCGTTCGTACTCCGGCCACCTCGTCGACCTCGACGGCGACGGCGACCTGGATGTGGCCATCAGCAACGACCGCGATCCGAAGCTCGTGTACCTGAACGACGGCACGGGCCACTTCCGCCTCGCCTCCCACTTCGGCCAGCCCGACTGGCCCACGCGCAACGCCACCGTTGTGGATCTCAACGGCGATCGCCTGCCCGACATCGTGGTGGCCAATCGTACCGGCGACCGGCCCGGCGCCAGCTACATCTGCTTCAACAAGGGGCGCGGCCAGTTCGACGGCGCGTGTGAGAAATTCGCCACCGAGTCGGCGACGACGATCACCGCGGCGGATGTCACCGGCGACGGTCTGGTCGACCTGGTCGTGCCGCACCGCGACGGGGGCCAGAGCCATGTTTATGTCAACGGCGGCACGGGAACGTTCGCCGGCGCGGCCCGCGTGCCGTTCGGACCCGCGAACGCGAGCATCCGCATGTCGGCCGCGGCCGATCTGAATGGCGATGGCCGGCAGGATCTGGTCACCATCGACGAGAAGACGGGCGTGGCGGTCTACTTCGGCGAGGCCGGGAGCCGCCTGTCGGCGCCCGTGCCGATCGGCCTGGGAGACAAGTCGCCGTACGCGCTGGCGCTTGGCGATCTGGATGGCGATGGCAAGACGGACATCGTCGTCGGCTACATCCAGGCGCGGCCGGCCGTGTTCTTCAATGACGGCTCCGGCCGCCAGTTCACGGCCGTGCCGTTCGGCGACGATCAGGGCACGGCGTACGGCCTGGCGATCGGCGACGTCGACAAGGACGGCCGGCTCGACATTGCAGTGGCGCGATCCGAGGCTCCGAACGTCTTGTATTTCGGCGGCGTCGCGGGCCAGCAGCCCCGCGGTCCGGCGCCGGCCAGACGCGTGATTCAGCCCGCCGGCTACAAGCCCACGCCGTCGCCGCTGGTGCCGGCCATCCTGGTGGGCGACACGCTGTACCTATCCGGCAGCACGGGTGGTGACCCGGTGTCGGGCCAGCTGGTGCCCGGCGGGCTCGAGCCTGAGCTGAAGCAGATCATGACCAACGTCCAGACCGTGCTGGCCGCGGCCGACATGTCGCTCGACGACGTCGTCGCTGTCACGACGTATCTGGCTGACATGAGCGACTTCGCCAGGTACAACGAGCTCTACAAGTCGTATTTCCCGAACGGCGCCTATCCCACGCGTTCCACCGTAGCTGTGTCAGCGCTGGCGCGTGGGGCGCGGCTTGAAATCACGATGACGGCTGTACGCAGCAAGTAG
- a CDS encoding DUF3553 domain-containing protein codes for MAAGTHVRHKTRAEWGIGKVEGTNGESVFVRFGDQLKTIKISFAEEFLEAVSAAELEASKPKERAGPAVGRIAQCPECGKSLMRGSDGEWRRCPNCP; via the coding sequence ATGGCAGCGGGAACACACGTTCGGCACAAGACGCGGGCGGAGTGGGGCATTGGCAAGGTCGAGGGCACCAACGGCGAGAGCGTCTTCGTCCGGTTCGGCGACCAGCTCAAGACGATCAAGATTTCGTTCGCGGAGGAGTTCCTGGAGGCGGTGAGCGCGGCCGAGCTCGAAGCGAGCAAGCCGAAGGAGCGCGCCGGTCCGGCGGTGGGCCGCATCGCCCAATGCCCGGAGTGTGGCAAGTCGCTAATGCGGGGCTCGGACGGCGAGTGGCGGCGGTGCCCTAACTGCCCGTAG
- a CDS encoding glucose 1-dehydrogenase, which yields MPTLPSLFDLTGRVAIVTGGSRGLGLEMADGLAEAGARLMICARRDEWLTPALADLRGRGHTVEGMPCDVSRPDDVQAVVDKTLEAYGRLDILINNAGITWAAPPAEMPLEKWRKVIDVNLTGAFLFSQAAGREMLTAGYGRIINVASIAGLIASVHGPHYAAYAASKAGLMGLTRELAASWGRQGIRVNAIAPGYFHSRLADGAIEMVEPELQATSPLGRVGADGELKGVVVFLAADASNYVTGQVVVVDGGWSVT from the coding sequence ATGCCCACCCTGCCCTCCCTGTTCGACCTCACCGGCCGCGTCGCCATCGTCACCGGCGGCTCCCGCGGGCTCGGTCTCGAAATGGCCGACGGCCTCGCCGAGGCCGGCGCCCGGTTGATGATTTGCGCGCGGCGCGACGAGTGGCTCACGCCCGCGCTCGCCGACCTGCGGGGGCGCGGCCACACCGTCGAGGGCATGCCCTGCGACGTGTCGCGGCCCGACGACGTGCAGGCCGTGGTCGACAAGACCCTGGAGGCCTACGGGCGGCTCGACATCCTGATCAACAACGCCGGCATCACCTGGGCGGCGCCGCCGGCCGAGATGCCGCTCGAGAAGTGGCGCAAGGTGATCGACGTCAACCTCACCGGCGCGTTCCTGTTCTCGCAGGCGGCCGGCCGCGAGATGCTGACGGCGGGTTACGGCCGCATCATCAACGTCGCGTCGATCGCGGGCCTGATTGCGTCGGTGCACGGGCCGCACTACGCGGCCTATGCGGCCAGCAAGGCCGGCCTGATGGGCCTGACGCGGGAACTCGCGGCGTCGTGGGGACGCCAGGGCATTCGCGTGAACGCGATCGCGCCCGGCTATTTCCACTCGCGGCTGGCCGACGGCGCCATCGAAATGGTCGAACCCGAGCTGCAGGCGACGAGCCCACTCGGACGGGTCGGCGCCGACGGCGAATTGAAGGGGGTCGTGGTGTTCCTCGCGGCCGACGCGTCAAACTACGTCACCGGCCAGGTGGTGGTCGTTGACGGCGGCTGGTCCGTGACCTAG
- a CDS encoding phosphotransferase family protein — protein MSGDVRPVRAGEELNWARVAAFLRERLPACGIPGLDLSGDPLVEQFHGGHSNLTYLLRYGGVELVLRRPPLGPLPPTAHDMAREHRWLDAIHPHFPLAPRTYLLCEDPEIAGAPFYVMERRHGLVIRAEEPPPLADRPESRRRASRAMVETLAALHAVDVAAHGLAHLGKPAGFVERQVRGWTERWQRAKTDEIPEMETLAAWLPQQLPPNADPPAIVHGDFKLDNVMLDPSDPGRLVAVFDWEMTALGDPLVDVGIFLAYWAQGRRLEPNDALGSVTNRPGWFSRDEVLECYGANSGRDLSRIHFYEAFAFFKIAVVIQQIYFRYQRGQTSDERFAKFDVRVRHLASQGAASIR, from the coding sequence ATGTCTGGCGACGTGCGGCCGGTTCGGGCGGGGGAGGAGCTCAACTGGGCACGCGTTGCGGCGTTTCTGCGCGAGCGTCTGCCCGCCTGCGGCATTCCCGGCCTCGACCTGTCTGGCGATCCGCTGGTTGAACAGTTTCACGGCGGCCACTCCAACCTGACCTACTTGCTGCGCTACGGCGGCGTGGAGCTGGTTTTGCGGCGGCCGCCGCTTGGTCCGTTGCCGCCGACCGCGCACGACATGGCCCGCGAGCACCGCTGGCTCGACGCGATTCATCCGCATTTTCCCCTCGCGCCGCGCACTTACTTGTTGTGCGAAGACCCCGAGATCGCCGGCGCGCCGTTCTACGTGATGGAACGCCGCCACGGATTGGTCATTCGCGCCGAAGAGCCGCCGCCACTGGCCGATCGGCCCGAGTCGCGCCGCCGCGCCAGCCGCGCGATGGTCGAAACGCTGGCGGCGCTGCATGCCGTGGACGTGGCGGCGCATGGCCTGGCGCACCTGGGCAAGCCGGCCGGCTTCGTGGAACGGCAGGTGCGCGGCTGGACCGAGCGCTGGCAGCGTGCGAAGACCGACGAGATTCCCGAGATGGAGACGCTGGCCGCCTGGTTGCCGCAGCAACTGCCGCCCAATGCCGACCCGCCGGCCATTGTCCACGGCGACTTCAAGCTCGACAACGTGATGCTCGATCCGTCGGACCCAGGGCGGCTGGTGGCCGTCTTCGATTGGGAGATGACCGCGCTTGGCGACCCGCTGGTCGACGTTGGGATCTTCCTGGCCTATTGGGCACAGGGCCGCCGTCTGGAACCCAACGACGCCCTCGGCTCGGTCACGAATCGGCCCGGCTGGTTCAGTCGCGACGAGGTGCTCGAGTGCTACGGCGCCAACAGCGGCCGCGACCTGTCGCGAATCCACTTCTACGAAGCCTTCGCGTTCTTCAAGATCGCCGTCGTCATTCAGCAGATCTATTTCCGCTACCAGCGCGGGCAGACGAGCGACGAGCGTTTCGCGAAGTTCGATGTGCGGGTCCGCCACCTCGCGAGCCAAGGCGCGGCGTCGATTCGCTAG
- a CDS encoding response regulator, which translates to MVAAGPTPPTAEVPIPNVPLIHRPGTSEAPATLARPPLPVRKRVLVVDDEQPVLKLLVRILAVDNYEIQSTDSGVEAARLLDMPGFRGVDLLVTDLMMPNMNGRELAAVVRQRYPSVRVLYVTGFADTLFKGVNELGDGESFIEKPFGAEGLLEAARLLMFGHISDGVTPSDKRDSAGEFADDRLRAKFVRLLKRLRFA; encoded by the coding sequence ATGGTCGCCGCCGGTCCCACGCCGCCAACGGCAGAAGTGCCGATTCCGAACGTCCCTCTTATTCACCGGCCTGGCACGTCCGAGGCACCGGCGACCCTCGCGCGTCCGCCGCTCCCGGTCCGCAAGCGCGTGCTGGTCGTGGACGATGAGCAACCGGTGCTGAAGTTGCTGGTGCGCATCCTCGCGGTTGACAACTACGAGATCCAGTCCACCGATTCCGGCGTCGAGGCGGCCCGGCTGCTCGACATGCCGGGTTTCCGCGGCGTCGACCTGCTGGTCACCGACCTGATGATGCCGAACATGAACGGGCGCGAACTGGCGGCGGTGGTGCGCCAGCGTTACCCGTCGGTGCGCGTCTTGTACGTGACCGGTTTTGCCGACACGCTCTTCAAGGGCGTGAACGAGCTGGGTGACGGCGAATCGTTCATCGAGAAACCCTTCGGCGCCGAGGGCCTGCTCGAAGCGGCGCGGCTGCTCATGTTCGGGCACATCTCCGACGGCGTCACGCCGTCCGACAAGCGCGACTCGGCAGGCGAGTTCGCCGACGACCGCCTGCGCGCCAAGTTCGTGCGCCTCCTCAAGCGCCTCCGGTTTGCCTAG
- a CDS encoding outer membrane beta-barrel protein has product MVSVGVVAAVLAGATGAHAQSSMDAFHGYFTAQAGWASGGDVTSPVFMPGLTVSVQEYNGWGAEFDFGYAADADAGLQDLDLATYMFNGSYIQPRGRWRPFVSAGVGIMQIDGCNTPCNRPAKTYDLGVNGGGGVLYAMNDAVAVRGDLRYFKSFADHPDLQRPDGFGFVRLSVGVTFQWTVLP; this is encoded by the coding sequence GTGGTCTCAGTCGGAGTCGTGGCGGCGGTGCTGGCGGGGGCGACCGGCGCGCACGCGCAGTCGAGCATGGACGCCTTCCATGGCTACTTCACCGCCCAGGCGGGGTGGGCGTCGGGCGGAGACGTGACCAGCCCGGTGTTCATGCCCGGACTCACCGTGTCGGTGCAGGAGTACAACGGCTGGGGCGCCGAGTTCGACTTCGGCTACGCCGCCGACGCCGACGCTGGATTACAGGATCTGGACCTGGCCACCTACATGTTCAACGGCAGCTACATCCAGCCGCGCGGCCGGTGGCGCCCGTTCGTGTCGGCCGGTGTCGGCATCATGCAGATCGACGGCTGCAACACGCCGTGCAACCGGCCCGCGAAGACCTACGACCTGGGTGTGAACGGCGGCGGCGGCGTGCTCTACGCCATGAACGACGCGGTCGCCGTTCGCGGCGACCTGCGGTACTTCAAGTCGTTTGCCGACCATCCCGACTTGCAGCGCCCTGATGGCTTCGGGTTCGTCCGGCTGTCGGTCGGGGTGACGTTCCAGTGGACCGTCCTGCCGTAG